A window of Pseudomonas denitrificans (nom. rej.) genomic DNA:
TGCGCCCAGGCGGGCGGCGTCGCCGTCGCGCGCAAGGTCTGCCGGAGGGCTGCGGAAGATCTGCCACGCCAGCCAGCTCAGCCAGAGCACGCCGACCACGCTCATCGCCTGCTGTACGCGCGGCAGGCTGGCCAGCACTTCACCCAGGCCGCTGCCCACGGCGAGTACCAGTGCGGCGGCGGCCGCGCAGCCGCCGAACATGATCGGCAGCGCGGCGCCCCAGCCGAAGCGGGCGCTGTTGCTGAACACCAGCAGGTTGGTCGGCCCCGGCGTGATCGAGGCGACGAAGGCGAAGAGAACGAAGGGCAGCCATTGGCCGAGCTGCGAGAAGTGCATGGCGGGAACTCCGGTAAATCCGTGGGAGCTCATCTTCGCCAGTGCGGCGGGCTCAGTCTGGAAGCTTTGAGCAGCGCTTGCGGTAGTAGGCGGGGGTTACGCCATAGGCGCGGCGGAACCAGCGGCCGAGGTGGCTCTGGTCGGCGAAACCGAGGTCGGCGGCGATGTCCGCGGGCGCCAGGCCGCGACCAAGCAATTGCCGCGCGCGGGCCAGGCGCAGCTGGATCAGGTAGGCGTGGGGCGGCAGGCCGAAGGCCTGCTTGAAGGCGCGGGTCAGGCGGAAGCGGTCGCAGCCGCTGGCGCGGGCCAGGTCGTCGAGGCCGATATCGGCGGTTAGGTTGGCGTGCAGGAAGTCCCGCGCGCGCTGCGCCACCATGGGCAGATGAACCTGCGCTTCACCGCGCTGGCGCCAGTGCAGGTGGCGGGTCATGCCGTCGAGCAGCTCGTCCATGGCGGTCTGGCGGACGATCTTCAGGTCGTTGCCGTGCACCGCCTGGAAGGCGTTGTCGACGCGTCGCGCCAGTTGCAGGTCGTCGATCAGCAGCTCAGGCACGCTCAGCTGGCAGTTGCCCGGCGCCTCTTCGAACAGCGTGCCGATCTCGCGTTCCAGCCAGGGCGCGTCGAGGTACAGGGTGCGGTAGGTGAAGCCGCCTTCGGTGGGCGCCTCGCCATCGTGGATGTCGCCGGGCTCAAGGAAGAACACCTGGCCGGTGGTACTGATGTAGCGCTGGTTGCGGCTGCGGAACTGCTGGACACCCGACTCGGTGTAGCCGATCAGGTAGCTGTCGTGCCAGTGCGGGTCGTAGGCGTGGCCCTTGAAGTGCGCGCGCAGGCTCTGGATGCCGGTGTCGGCATCCTGCAGCAGGTCGATCCAGTTGTCTTTGTGCATGGGCCGCCTCCGCACCGCTTGCCCGGTCGGCCAGCATACCGCGCGTGGAGTGGCTGTCTGGAAGATTCGTGCAGCCATCGATCCGATGGCTGCACGATCAGGGGGGCGATCAGCCGGCGGCAGCCTCGAAGCTGTCGCTGCGCGCCATGCGCCAGATGCGCTCGTAGAACTCGCCTTCGATGTTGCCCGAGAGCAGTTCGCCGGGTTTGAGGAAGTAGTGCAGGTGCGAGAACAGGCGGATCTCGGTGGCCGAGACGCGGCGTACCAGGTGCTTGGCTTCCAGCTGCGACGGGTGCTGGATGCCGGCGGCGGCGATCATCTCGGCCAGGCCTTTGAGCGTGTTGCGGTGGAAGTGGTAGACGCGCTCGGCCTTGTCCGGCACCACCAGGGCGCGCTGGCGCAGCGGGTCCTGGGTAGCGACGCCGGTGGGGCACTTGTTGGTGTGGCAGCTCTGGCTCTGGATGCAGCCGATGGCGAACATGAAGCCGCGCGCCGAGTTGGCCCAGTCGGCGCCCATGGCCAGCACGCTGGCGATGTCGAAGGCGCTGACGACCTTGCCGCTGGCGCCGATGCGGATCTTGTCGCGCAGGTTCAGGCCGACCAGAGTGTTGTGCACGAACAGCAGGCCTTCGCGCATCGGCAGGCCCATGTGGTCGGTGAACTCCAGGGGCGCGGCGCCGGTGCCGCCTTCCTTGCCGTCGACGACGATGAAGTCGGGGAGGATGCCGGTCTCGTGCATGGCCTTGGCGATGCCCATGAATTCCCACGGGTGGCCGATGCACAGCTTGAAGCCTACCGGCTTGCCGCCGGAGAGTTCGCGCAGCTGGACGATGAAGTTCAGCAGGCCGTGGGGCGAATCGAAGGCGCTGTGGGAGGAGGGCGAGATGCAGTCCTGGCCCATGGGCACGCCACGGGTGGAAGCGATTTCCGGGGTCACCTTGTGCTTGGGTAGGATGCCGCCGTGGCCGGGCTTGGCGCCTTGGCTGAGCTTGATCTCGATCATCTTCACCTGCGGGTCGACCGCCTGCTTGGCGAAGCGCTCGGGGCTGAAGGTGCCGTCGTCGTTGCGGCAGCCGAAGTAGCCGCTGCCCAGTTCCCAGGTCAGGTCGCCGCCGTACTCGCGGTGGTAGGGGCTGATGCTGCCTTCGCCGGTGTCATGGATGAAGCCGCCGAGCTTGGCGCCCTTGTTCAACGCGCGGATGGCGTTGGCGCTGAGCGAGCCGAAGCTCATCGCCGAGATGTTGAACACCGAGATGGAGTAGGGCTGCTTGCACTCCGGGCCGCCGACGGTGACGCGGAAGGTGCAGGGGTCGGCCACCGGGGCGGGGCGGATAGAGTGGGCGATGAACTCGAAGCCCGATTGGTAGACGTCGATCAGGGTGCCGAAAGGCTTGTCGGCGGTCTCGTTCTTCGCCCGCGAGTACACCAGGGCGCGCTGGGCGCGGGAGAAGGGCAGGGCCTCCTGGTCGCCTTCGAGCAGGTACTGGCGGATTTCCGGGCGGATGGCTTCCACCAGGTAGCGGATGTTGCCCAGGACCGGGTAGTTGCGGCGTACCGCATGGCGTTCCTGCAGCAGGTCGAAGACCCCGAGCACGCTCAGGGCGAAGGTGGTGAGGGTGAAGGGCCATACCCAGTCATGCCCGAGGAAGGGCAGGCTGAGCACGGTGAACAGGACGCACGCGGCGAAAAAGGCATAGCGGCTGAGCAGCGACAGGTTCATGGAGTCTCCAGTCGTCGGGCTTTTGATCACGGTCAGGTTGGCCAAAAGGGCCGCCACAGAGCATGGCAGGCATCGCGCGAACGCGCCTGGGTAAAGGTCAATGCGGCGGACTTTCGGAAGTCTTTCTAGTTCTGGCGGGCATCGACGGTAGCCCGAAGCGAAGGAAAAAGAAAGCTAGCTAACGATTTTCTCCGGGGCTGAGAAAGCTTGTTTCGAGCGGTGCAAGAACGGCGGAATGGGGGCCGGGCTGTTCGCGATCAGGGAGTAGGCGTCCCCCTCGCTCCTACAACGAACCCTGGTGGTCAACAGGCAATCACATTCACCGCCAGCCCGCCCTTCGCCGTCTCCTTGTACTTGTCCATCATGTCGCGGCCGGTGTCGCGCAGGGTGTCGATGGCCTTGTCGAGGCTGACCAGGTGCTGGCCGTCGCCGCGCAGGGCGAGCTGGGCGGCGTTGATGGCCTTGAGCGAGGCCATGGCGTTGCGTTCGATGCAGGGCACCTGGACCAGCCCGGCCACCGGGTCGCAGGTCAGGCCGAGGTTGTGCTCAAGGCCGATCTCGGCGGCGTTTTCCACCTGCTCCAGGCTGCCGCCCAACACTTCCGCCAGGCCCCCGGCAGCCATGGCGCAGGCTGATCCGACCTCGCCCTGGCAACCGACTTCGGCACCGGAGATGGAGGCGTTGAGCTTGCACAGGATGCCGATGGCAGCAGCGGTCAGCAGGTAGCGTTCGATCCCTTCGGCATTGGCGTGGGCGTCGTAGCGCGCGTAGTAATGCAGCACCGCCGGGACTATGCCGGCCGCGCCGTTGGTGGGCGCGGTCACCACGCGCCCGCCGGCGGCGTTCTCCTCGTTCACCGCCAGCGCCCAGAGGTCCACCCAGTCCAGCGCGCCGAGGGTGGTGGCGATCAGGTTGCCGCTGTCCGCCTCGTTGAGCCGTCGGAACAGCATGGGCGCACGGCGCCGCACCTTGAGGCCGCCGGGCAGCGTGCCTTCGGTTTCCAGCCCACGGTTCACGCAGGCCTGCATTTCGTCCCAGATATGCGCAAGGCCTGCATGGATCTCCTCGTCGCTGCGCAATGCGCGTTCGTTGGCCCACATCAGGTCGCTGATGCGTTTGAAACCCTGCTCGTGGCACAGGCGCAGCAGTTCCTCGGCGCTGTGGAAGGGGTAGGGCATCGGGTTGCCCTGCAGGGCGCGGTCGGTGTTGAAGTCCTGCGCATCCACCACGAAGCCGCCGCCAACCGAATAGCAGATGCGCTCGGCCAGCAGTTCGCCGTTGTCGTCCAGCGCGCGCAGGTGCAGGCCGTTGGGGTGGGCGGGCAGGCTGTCGTCGTGGAAGACCAACTGGCGCGCCGGGTCGAAGTCGATCTCCTGCACGCCGCCCAGGCGCAGGCGATGGCGCAGCAGGATGTCGTCCACCTGCGGGGCGAGGGCCGCAGGATCAGCTTCGGCCGGATCAATGCCGAGCAGGCCGATCAGGCAGGCGCGGTCGGTGGCGTGACCCTTGCCGGTGGCGCTGAGAGAGCCGTAGAGATGTACTTCCACGGCGGCAGTGCGCGGCAGCAGATCGTCGTCGCGCAGGCGGTCGACGAACTCGCGGGTGGCGCGCATCGGCCCCACGGTGTGGGAGCTGGACGGCCCGACGCCGGGCTTGAACATATCGAAGACGCTGAGGCTCATGGGATTTCCTCCTGTCCTCAAGCATGGACCCGCGTGGCCCCGAATGCTCACCGACCGCTCGACGGCTGGACGCTATTTGTAGGAGCGAGCTTGCTCGCGAGCCGCTTCACGACGGAACCGGCCAGCACGTAGGGCGCATAACCCGGAACGGGTTATCCGCCGAAACCACGCCGGCGGATAACGCTGACGCGTTATGCGCCCTACGGACTGACCGCTTGGTGGCCAAGTGCTTTACGGCGCCCGTATGAGTGAGGCGGAGTGCTCTCAGCCCTGCGCCTGCAGGAACAGCGAGAACAGTTCCGACTGCGACTTGATCCCCAGCTTGGCGTACATGTGCTTGCGGTGGACCTTCACCGTCTCGGCGGAAATGGCCAGCTTGCGGGCGATCTCCTTGCTGGAGCAGCCGCTGAGCATCAGGCGGCCGACTTCCAGCTCGCGGGCGGTGAGCGGGGTTTCCATCTGCTGCGCTGTGGACTCCAGACGGTTCTGCCAGCGCGGCGGCGGGGGCGCTTCCTGGACTTCGCGCTCGAATGCCATGCGCTGGCGCATCAGGCCGGCGACCCAGGGTTGCACCAGGGCAAGCAGGGCGATCTGCTCCGGGGTGAAGCGGCCCTTGCTGCCCACCGAGCAGCAAAGGGTGCGTTCGCTGTCGAGCTGCACGTTGATCTGCACTTCGTCGGCGACCACGTTCAGGCTGAAGTAGCGCTGGAAGTAGTCGGTCTGCTCGAACATCTCCGGCGCCACGTCATCGAGGCGGAACAGTCCGCTGCCGGGCGCCTCGCGGCTGGCGATGTAGAAAGGATCGAGCAGGTAGAGGCCCTTGAGGTAGTCCTGGAACAGCGGATCGGGGCCGCCATCCTCGCCCGGGCATTCGGCGAAAACCTGGGGACGGCCGTCGCTGAAGAGCAGCACGACCCAGCTGTCGAAGGGTACATACTGGCCCAGCAGGCGCACCAGCGAGGTCCAGAAGTTCGGCTTGTCCAGCGCCTCGATCAGTTGCCCGACCGAGCGGTGCCAGGCGATATCCTGAAGGGAAAGGCTCATGACTCTACCCCCGATGGGTTACCACGCGGGCGTAATTACCCGGTGATGGCACGCCCGGCATACTCGGTGGATGCCTTGAGCCGGCGCGGTGCGCATTCTGACCCTTTTGCATCGTCTGGTCACTGGAAGACAAGAATCCGAGGAAGCCCCATGAAAGTAGAACTCGTCCAACTCGCCGGCCGTGATGGCGATGTGGCCTGGAACCTGGCCCGCACCCTGGAGGCCATCCACGCCTGCGCCGACGACACCCAGCTGGTGGTGTTCCCCGAGACCCAGCTGACCGGCTTCCCCACCGAGCAGAACATCGCCGCCATCGCCGAGCCGGTGGACGGCCCCAGCGTGCAGGCCGTCCAGCAGGCCGCGCGGGAGAAGAACATCAGCGTCGCCGTGGGCTTCGCCGAGGCCGCCGATGGCCGCTTCTACAACACCACGCTGCTGATCACCCCCGAAGGCATCGCCCTGAAGTACCGCAAGACGCACCTGTGGGCGTCGGACCGCGGCATCTTCACCCCCGGCGATCGCTACGCCACCTGCCTGTGGAACGGCATCCGCGTCGGCATCGTGATCTGCTTCGACATCGAGTTCCCCGAGTCCGCCCGTGCGCTGGGCCAGCTTGGCGCCGAGCTGATCATCGTGACCAACGGCAACATGGACCCCTACGGCCCGACCCACCGCACCGCGATCATGGGCCGCGCCATGGAAAACCAGGCCTACGCGGTGATGGTCAACCGCGTTGGCGCAGGCGATGACGACCTGGTGTTTGCTGGCGGCAGCGCCGTGGTCGACCCCTACGGCCAACTGATCGTCGAAGCCGGCCGCGAAGAGTGCCGGCAGATCGTCGAGCTGGACTTCGAGCGCCTGGCGCAGTCGCGCCGCGACTACAGCTACCTGGCCGAACGCCGCTTCGAGCTGCCCGGCGAGATGCGCGAGCACGCAAGCGGCCTGCGCGAGCTGATCATTCCCGCCTGAGTTTCCTATCCGGCCCACTGCAACCGGGCCGGGGCGCAGGGCCGCGCCGCCACAGCGTTATTCCACATTCGACGGGCGACCAGAGCGCCCGCGAGGCCTGCGGGTGAGCGCAGGCCAGCACTTTGCACTGCCATAACAAACACAACGCGGAGTAAGCAGTAATGGCTCGACTGAAACGAACCCTGTCGCTGGGTTCGGTGGTGCTGTTCGGCATCGCCTACATGACCCCGATCATCGTCCTCGGTACCTTCGGCATTCTCGCCGACGTCACCCGCGGCGTAGTCCCCTCGGCCTACCTCGTCGCATCCGTTGCAATGCTGTTCACTGCGCTGAGCTATGGGCGCATGGCGGCTGCCTTCCCGGTGGCCGGTTCCGCCTACACCTACGTGCGCAAGTCGATCAGCCCGAAACTCGGCTTCCTCGCCGGCTGGGCGGTGCTGCTGGATTACCTGTTCCTGCCCATGGCCATCTGGCTGATCGGCGCCGCCTACCTGCACTCCGCGTTCCCAGCCGTGCCCCAGGCCCTGTGGGTGCTGGCGTTCATCGGCGTGACCACCGCGATCAACGTGGTCGGCCTGCGCCTGGCGAAGAACATCAACGGCGTACTGATGCTGGTGCAGTTCCTCGTGCTGATCGCCTTCGTCGGCCTGGCCATCCACTACATCACCGGTGATGGCAGTCGTCCGCTGTGGACCCTGGAACCCTTCCTCAAGGAGGGCACCCAGCTGCCGCTGATCATGGGTGGTGCAGCCATCGCCTGCTACTCCTTCCTGGGCTTCGACGCGGTC
This region includes:
- a CDS encoding LysE family translocator, giving the protein MHFSQLGQWLPFVLFAFVASITPGPTNLLVFSNSARFGWGAALPIMFGGCAAAAALVLAVGSGLGEVLASLPRVQQAMSVVGVLWLSWLAWQIFRSPPADLARDGDAARLGALGAAALQLVNPKTWMMALAVISVYAGHGVDRLDRVQLLSLLFFVVSIPCTAVWAGLGIGSQRLLSPTQMQRLNQLMAVLLLVSAWAGALL
- a CDS encoding AraC family transcriptional regulator, producing MHKDNWIDLLQDADTGIQSLRAHFKGHAYDPHWHDSYLIGYTESGVQQFRSRNQRYISTTGQVFFLEPGDIHDGEAPTEGGFTYRTLYLDAPWLEREIGTLFEEAPGNCQLSVPELLIDDLQLARRVDNAFQAVHGNDLKIVRQTAMDELLDGMTRHLHWRQRGEAQVHLPMVAQRARDFLHANLTADIGLDDLARASGCDRFRLTRAFKQAFGLPPHAYLIQLRLARARQLLGRGLAPADIAADLGFADQSHLGRWFRRAYGVTPAYYRKRCSKLPD
- a CDS encoding FMN-binding glutamate synthase family protein, coding for MNLSLLSRYAFFAACVLFTVLSLPFLGHDWVWPFTLTTFALSVLGVFDLLQERHAVRRNYPVLGNIRYLVEAIRPEIRQYLLEGDQEALPFSRAQRALVYSRAKNETADKPFGTLIDVYQSGFEFIAHSIRPAPVADPCTFRVTVGGPECKQPYSISVFNISAMSFGSLSANAIRALNKGAKLGGFIHDTGEGSISPYHREYGGDLTWELGSGYFGCRNDDGTFSPERFAKQAVDPQVKMIEIKLSQGAKPGHGGILPKHKVTPEIASTRGVPMGQDCISPSSHSAFDSPHGLLNFIVQLRELSGGKPVGFKLCIGHPWEFMGIAKAMHETGILPDFIVVDGKEGGTGAAPLEFTDHMGLPMREGLLFVHNTLVGLNLRDKIRIGASGKVVSAFDIASVLAMGADWANSARGFMFAIGCIQSQSCHTNKCPTGVATQDPLRQRALVVPDKAERVYHFHRNTLKGLAEMIAAAGIQHPSQLEAKHLVRRVSATEIRLFSHLHYFLKPGELLSGNIEGEFYERIWRMARSDSFEAAAG
- a CDS encoding L-serine ammonia-lyase; its protein translation is MSLSVFDMFKPGVGPSSSHTVGPMRATREFVDRLRDDDLLPRTAAVEVHLYGSLSATGKGHATDRACLIGLLGIDPAEADPAALAPQVDDILLRHRLRLGGVQEIDFDPARQLVFHDDSLPAHPNGLHLRALDDNGELLAERICYSVGGGFVVDAQDFNTDRALQGNPMPYPFHSAEELLRLCHEQGFKRISDLMWANERALRSDEEIHAGLAHIWDEMQACVNRGLETEGTLPGGLKVRRRAPMLFRRLNEADSGNLIATTLGALDWVDLWALAVNEENAAGGRVVTAPTNGAAGIVPAVLHYYARYDAHANAEGIERYLLTAAAIGILCKLNASISGAEVGCQGEVGSACAMAAGGLAEVLGGSLEQVENAAEIGLEHNLGLTCDPVAGLVQVPCIERNAMASLKAINAAQLALRGDGQHLVSLDKAIDTLRDTGRDMMDKYKETAKGGLAVNVIAC
- a CDS encoding helix-turn-helix transcriptional regulator: MSLSLQDIAWHRSVGQLIEALDKPNFWTSLVRLLGQYVPFDSWVVLLFSDGRPQVFAECPGEDGGPDPLFQDYLKGLYLLDPFYIASREAPGSGLFRLDDVAPEMFEQTDYFQRYFSLNVVADEVQINVQLDSERTLCCSVGSKGRFTPEQIALLALVQPWVAGLMRQRMAFEREVQEAPPPPRWQNRLESTAQQMETPLTARELEVGRLMLSGCSSKEIARKLAISAETVKVHRKHMYAKLGIKSQSELFSLFLQAQG
- a CDS encoding carbon-nitrogen hydrolase family protein, translated to MKVELVQLAGRDGDVAWNLARTLEAIHACADDTQLVVFPETQLTGFPTEQNIAAIAEPVDGPSVQAVQQAAREKNISVAVGFAEAADGRFYNTTLLITPEGIALKYRKTHLWASDRGIFTPGDRYATCLWNGIRVGIVICFDIEFPESARALGQLGAELIIVTNGNMDPYGPTHRTAIMGRAMENQAYAVMVNRVGAGDDDLVFAGGSAVVDPYGQLIVEAGREECRQIVELDFERLAQSRRDYSYLAERRFELPGEMREHASGLRELIIPA